A section of the Saccharopolyspora gregorii genome encodes:
- a CDS encoding acyltransferase family protein, which produces MTQTWGITERDRTSRLPSLTSMRFISALLVFLFHASCTTPPWTFFGDPAQASAFSTVAADAGRIGVAFFFILSGFVLTWSSDSVGDVLDFWRRRLVKVFPNHLVTWALALVLFSGGTAAAGTVFANLFLLHPWVPDYDTFLSVNVPSWSLGCELLFYLAFPVLFPLIKRIPAARLWATAIGLIAAVFAVAFVAQFLVPTEPGLPEANSPGSVWQFWLVYFLPPVRALDFALGIVLARIVLSGRWIGLGFGTAALLTAGGYVLASFVPWVFHLNAVTIIPLALLIPAAACADVRGGRSPLRGRFPVWLGEISFAFYMVHALVLSGTRELLGPDAYFGFWAASGVVLAELVVSVLGAWLLYTAVERPIMRRFGRRRPPAAPVESVPAEPVPAK; this is translated from the coding sequence ATGACGCAGACCTGGGGGATCACCGAGCGGGACCGCACCTCGCGGTTGCCGTCCTTGACGAGCATGCGGTTCATCTCCGCGCTGCTCGTGTTCTTGTTCCACGCTTCCTGCACGACGCCGCCGTGGACGTTCTTCGGCGACCCGGCGCAGGCGAGCGCGTTCAGCACCGTCGCCGCCGACGCGGGCCGCATCGGCGTCGCGTTCTTCTTCATCCTCAGCGGATTCGTGCTCACCTGGTCGAGCGACTCCGTGGGGGACGTGCTGGACTTCTGGCGACGCAGGTTGGTGAAGGTGTTCCCGAACCACCTGGTGACCTGGGCGCTGGCGCTGGTGCTGTTCAGCGGCGGCACCGCGGCTGCCGGGACGGTGTTCGCCAACCTGTTCCTGCTGCACCCGTGGGTGCCGGACTACGACACGTTCCTCAGCGTGAACGTGCCGAGCTGGTCGCTGGGCTGCGAGCTGCTGTTCTACCTGGCGTTCCCGGTGCTGTTCCCGCTGATCAAGCGGATTCCCGCGGCTCGGCTGTGGGCGACCGCGATCGGGCTGATCGCGGCGGTGTTCGCGGTGGCGTTCGTGGCGCAGTTCCTGGTGCCCACCGAACCGGGGCTCCCGGAGGCGAACTCGCCGGGCTCGGTGTGGCAGTTCTGGCTGGTGTACTTCCTGCCGCCGGTGCGCGCGCTGGACTTCGCGCTGGGGATCGTGCTGGCCAGGATCGTGCTGAGCGGGCGCTGGATCGGGCTCGGGTTCGGTACCGCGGCGCTGCTCACCGCCGGCGGGTACGTGCTGGCGTCCTTCGTGCCGTGGGTGTTCCACCTGAACGCGGTCACGATCATCCCGCTGGCGCTGCTGATCCCGGCGGCCGCGTGCGCCGACGTCCGCGGCGGCCGTTCGCCGCTGCGGGGGCGGTTCCCGGTGTGGCTGGGGGAGATCTCGTTCGCGTTCTACATGGTGCACGCGCTGGTGCTGAGCGGTACCCGGGAGCTGCTGGGGCCGGACGCCTACTTCGGCTTCTGGGCCGCGAGCGGTGTGGTGCTCGCCGAGCTGGTCGTCTCGGTGCTGGGCGCGTGGCTGCTGTACACCGCCGTCGAACGGCCGATCATGCGGCGCTTCGGCCGCCGCCGCCCGCCCGCGGCACCTGTGGAGTCCGTCCCCGCCGAACCCGTTCCCGCGAAGTGA
- a CDS encoding HAD-IA family hydrolase translates to MTEEVLLTAEALLFDMDGTLVDSTTVVERTWHRFARRHGLDGAEILADAHGRRTGETVARHLPAGGDVAAETARLVAEEVADVDGIVQIPGAAELLASLPASRWAVVTSAGRELARRRMAAAGLRLPDVVVSAEDVRQGKPDPEGYSLAARHLGVPPEAAIVFEDAEAGLLSALASGARAVVVGAHGGRVAADLPRVADLDAVTASSDGERLRVRLEEMRTARP, encoded by the coding sequence ATGACCGAAGAAGTGCTGCTCACCGCCGAGGCGCTGCTGTTCGACATGGACGGCACGCTGGTCGACTCGACCACCGTCGTCGAACGGACCTGGCACCGCTTCGCCCGCCGCCACGGGCTCGACGGCGCCGAGATCCTCGCCGACGCGCACGGCAGGAGGACCGGGGAGACCGTGGCGCGGCACCTGCCCGCCGGCGGTGACGTGGCCGCGGAGACCGCCCGGCTCGTCGCGGAGGAAGTGGCCGACGTCGACGGGATCGTGCAGATCCCCGGAGCCGCCGAGCTGCTGGCGAGCCTGCCCGCGAGCCGCTGGGCCGTGGTCACCTCCGCAGGCCGCGAACTGGCGCGGCGGCGCATGGCGGCGGCCGGGCTGCGGCTGCCCGACGTGGTCGTCAGCGCCGAAGACGTCCGACAAGGAAAACCGGATCCGGAGGGGTATTCGCTCGCCGCCCGGCACCTGGGGGTGCCACCGGAAGCGGCGATCGTGTTCGAGGACGCCGAGGCAGGCCTGCTCTCGGCACTGGCCAGCGGGGCGCGGGCGGTCGTCGTCGGCGCCCACGGCGGGCGGGTCGCCGCAGACCTGCCCCGGGTCGCCGACCTCGACGCGGTCACCGCCTCCAGCGACGGCGAACGCCTGCGGGTCCGACTCGAAGAAATGAGGACCGCACGACCATGA
- a CDS encoding sugar phosphate isomerase/epimerase family protein, which translates to MNRPLIGLTGWRVDADGADVLTLAAELGADGVQLDLGGPGRGAPLDEPGRIRRIRETSAATGVRVLGVAVNLMNDIGLTSADPAVVRRTVTRALDAARELEAPLVFVPSFRRSAITGPASLSATAEVLRWASAEAAARGLLLANENVLDVPAAERLLDQVGAESFRLLLDTANPHQAGVDVAALVAALGDRFADQIHVKDGGDTESALAAVRARGGHVRALVLENDHRDGDRERLRVDLARLRGHADTLTRRPSEARP; encoded by the coding sequence GTGAACCGGCCGCTGATCGGGCTCACCGGCTGGCGCGTCGACGCCGACGGCGCGGACGTGCTCACCCTCGCCGCGGAGCTCGGCGCGGACGGGGTGCAGCTCGACCTCGGCGGTCCGGGACGCGGCGCACCGCTCGACGAACCGGGGCGCATCCGGCGGATCCGGGAGACCTCGGCCGCCACCGGAGTCCGCGTGCTCGGGGTAGCGGTGAACCTGATGAACGACATCGGGCTCACCTCCGCCGACCCCGCGGTGGTGCGCCGCACCGTGACCCGCGCCTTGGACGCGGCGCGGGAACTGGAGGCACCGTTGGTGTTCGTGCCGAGCTTCCGGCGCAGCGCGATCACCGGCCCCGCATCGTTGTCGGCGACCGCCGAGGTGCTGCGCTGGGCGAGCGCCGAAGCCGCCGCCCGCGGCCTGCTGCTGGCCAACGAGAACGTCCTCGACGTTCCCGCGGCCGAGCGGCTGCTCGACCAGGTCGGCGCGGAATCCTTCCGGCTGCTGCTCGACACGGCCAACCCGCACCAGGCGGGCGTGGACGTCGCGGCGCTGGTCGCGGCGCTCGGCGACCGGTTCGCCGACCAGATCCACGTCAAGGACGGCGGCGACACCGAGTCCGCCCTCGCCGCGGTCCGCGCGCGCGGCGGGCACGTGCGCGCACTGGTGCTGGAGAACGACCACCGCGACGGCGACCGGGAACGGCTGCGCGTCGACCTGGCGCGGCTGCGCGGACACGCCGACACCCTGACCCGACGACCGAGCGAGGCCCGGCCATGA
- a CDS encoding SDR family NAD(P)-dependent oxidoreductase, translating into MADVSGPVRALVVGGSTGIGRGIADAWAKAGADVVVASRSEPDDAALGWARLDFTEPDQARQALAEVAGAGPLHAVCFSAVHYGTKRALFRDVTEQEWRRQVDVNLHGLWLTLAATLPALREAGPGLLLGVSSEVVYNAGPGRSGYAATKAAGTGLLHSLAQEEDAARLRIVQVLPAGMVDTPGIRRRRPEDFDYSDYMRPAGFGAVATELLRTRGGEHHGDSLVVDADGGWRSVREQPPESQSRGLGS; encoded by the coding sequence ATGGCAGACGTTTCCGGACCGGTCCGCGCGCTCGTGGTCGGCGGTTCCACGGGCATCGGCCGCGGCATCGCCGACGCCTGGGCGAAAGCGGGCGCCGACGTCGTCGTCGCGAGCCGCAGCGAACCCGATGACGCCGCGCTGGGCTGGGCGCGGCTGGACTTCACCGAACCCGACCAGGCCCGGCAGGCCCTCGCCGAGGTCGCAGGCGCGGGCCCGCTGCACGCGGTGTGCTTCTCCGCGGTGCACTACGGGACGAAGCGGGCGCTGTTCCGCGACGTCACCGAGCAGGAGTGGCGCCGCCAGGTGGACGTGAACCTGCACGGCCTGTGGCTGACGCTGGCGGCCACGCTGCCCGCACTGCGGGAGGCAGGCCCCGGGTTGCTGCTCGGGGTCTCCTCCGAAGTGGTCTACAACGCGGGACCCGGCCGGTCCGGTTACGCCGCGACCAAGGCGGCGGGCACCGGCCTGCTCCACTCGCTGGCCCAGGAGGAGGACGCCGCGCGGCTGCGGATCGTGCAGGTGCTGCCCGCCGGCATGGTCGACACCCCGGGCATCCGCCGCCGGCGGCCGGAGGACTTCGACTACAGCGACTACATGCGCCCGGCCGGGTTCGGCGCGGTCGCCACCGAGCTGCTGCGCACCCGCGGCGGCGAGCACCACGGCGACAGCCTGGTCGTCGACGCCGACGGCGGCTGGCGTTCGGTGCGCGAGCAGCCGCCGGAGTCGCAGAGCCGCGGGCTGGGTTCGTGA
- a CDS encoding alcohol dehydrogenase catalytic domain-containing protein: MTRTHRAVVRDGTGIAVRHRPTRPPGPGELLLGPEVAGLCGTDVQMLRGMRDDPAEVIGHEGIATVVAAGPGVAPELGAGTKVVVNPTHPTDPAFLLGHNVGGLLQERTWIPASAVDAGLVLPLTSVPEPDLAALLEPLAVVRYALSALRRFRPRTLVVFGAGTVGRLAVRAARRWLTEAERIVLVRRTADDLPPEPVHAVLEPGADLTAETTPGPVAALIATPRDATVGCLEAAIAAAAGHELAVDLVGGLPPAAGTPMLPGADLVALRAANRAGTPDPPEHAALSTTTGDRVHLFGHRGVGNDHLRIAADELVRAPERYRDLVTHGTDLDGAARIMRELATGRGRDIDGRRLVKLAVRISAPQPRHHEEN; the protein is encoded by the coding sequence ATGACCCGGACGCACCGAGCCGTGGTGCGCGACGGCACCGGCATCGCGGTCCGGCACCGGCCGACCCGGCCGCCCGGACCGGGAGAACTGCTGCTGGGCCCCGAAGTGGCAGGCCTGTGCGGCACCGACGTCCAGATGCTGCGCGGCATGCGGGACGACCCGGCCGAGGTGATCGGCCACGAAGGCATCGCGACCGTGGTGGCGGCCGGGCCCGGCGTCGCACCGGAGCTCGGCGCAGGCACGAAGGTCGTGGTGAACCCGACGCACCCCACCGACCCCGCGTTCCTGCTGGGACACAACGTGGGCGGACTGCTGCAGGAGCGGACCTGGATACCGGCCTCGGCCGTCGACGCGGGCCTGGTGCTGCCGCTGACCTCGGTGCCGGAGCCCGACCTGGCGGCGCTGCTGGAACCGCTCGCGGTGGTGCGCTACGCGCTCTCGGCGCTGCGCCGGTTCCGCCCGCGCACCCTCGTCGTCTTCGGCGCCGGGACGGTCGGCAGGCTCGCGGTGCGCGCCGCGCGTCGATGGCTGACCGAGGCCGAGCGGATCGTCCTGGTGCGGCGCACCGCCGACGATCTGCCGCCGGAGCCGGTGCACGCGGTGCTGGAACCCGGTGCCGACCTGACGGCGGAAACGACGCCGGGGCCCGTCGCCGCGCTCATCGCCACCCCGCGGGACGCGACCGTCGGCTGCCTGGAGGCGGCGATCGCGGCGGCAGCGGGCCACGAGCTCGCGGTGGACCTGGTGGGCGGCCTGCCCCCGGCGGCGGGCACGCCGATGCTGCCCGGTGCCGACCTCGTCGCGCTCCGCGCCGCCAACCGAGCGGGCACACCGGACCCGCCCGAGCACGCCGCGCTCAGCACCACCACCGGCGACCGCGTGCACCTGTTCGGGCACCGCGGGGTCGGCAACGACCACTTGCGGATCGCCGCCGACGAGCTGGTGCGCGCCCCGGAGCGCTACCGCGACCTGGTCACGCACGGCACCGACCTCGACGGAGCCGCCCGGATCATGCGCGAGCTCGCGACCGGCCGCGGTCGCGACATCGACGGCCGCCGGCTGGTGAAGCTCGCCGTGCGGATCTCCGCTCCGCAACCCCGACACCACGAGGAGAACTGA
- a CDS encoding ROK family protein, translated as MNPITVIDVGGTRLRAADWTPEHGLAEITETTSPSISRRPGADVAQLRAELVRDLCAAVPAGRVAGISFGAALDHRTGTVHASAPLWGSCAEPFDLLGALRSARPDVRWHVVNDVTAALLHAITGPRYADDRKVLLATISTGIACRTVDRRRGEIPVDECGLQGEIGHLPIAASWRGEPLHLPCDCGVDDHLSAFASGPGIRRVAEEVRRRDPAGWRNSALGRAEDGTAFEDAFRAALDHGDRLATALLAAVTAPVADLLRTAVCLDPELDHLVLTGGVVTGLGEHYRGAVLAHLERAGTYLTGDRVPGWAARRLVVDDASTSGGLVGAGLAAREGR; from the coding sequence ATGAACCCGATCACCGTGATCGACGTCGGCGGCACCCGGCTGCGGGCCGCCGACTGGACGCCGGAGCACGGGCTGGCCGAGATCACCGAGACCACCTCGCCCAGCATCAGCAGGCGTCCCGGCGCCGACGTCGCGCAGCTGCGGGCCGAACTCGTGCGGGACCTGTGCGCCGCGGTGCCGGCAGGCCGCGTCGCCGGGATCTCCTTCGGCGCCGCGCTGGACCACCGGACCGGCACCGTGCACGCCTCGGCGCCGCTGTGGGGTTCCTGCGCGGAGCCGTTCGACCTGCTGGGCGCCCTGCGGTCCGCGCGCCCGGACGTGCGCTGGCACGTCGTCAACGACGTCACCGCCGCACTGCTGCACGCCATCACCGGGCCCAGGTACGCGGACGACCGCAAGGTGCTGCTCGCGACGATCAGCACCGGCATCGCCTGCCGCACCGTGGACCGCCGCCGCGGCGAGATCCCGGTCGACGAGTGCGGTCTGCAGGGCGAGATCGGGCACCTGCCGATCGCCGCGTCGTGGCGCGGCGAGCCGCTGCACCTGCCCTGCGACTGCGGGGTCGACGACCACCTCTCGGCGTTCGCCTCCGGGCCCGGAATCCGCCGGGTCGCGGAGGAGGTCCGGCGCCGCGATCCCGCCGGATGGCGGAACTCGGCGCTGGGGCGCGCCGAGGACGGCACCGCGTTCGAGGATGCGTTCCGCGCCGCGCTGGACCACGGCGACCGGCTCGCCACCGCGCTGCTGGCCGCTGTCACGGCACCGGTCGCCGACCTGCTGCGCACCGCCGTGTGCCTGGACCCGGAGCTGGACCACCTGGTGCTGACCGGAGGCGTCGTCACCGGGCTGGGCGAGCACTACCGCGGCGCGGTGCTGGCGCACCTGGAACGCGCCGGCACCTACCTGACCGGCGATCGCGTCCCCGGCTGGGCGGCGCGGCGGCTCGTCGTCGACGACGCGAGCACCTCCGGCGGGCTCGTCGGAGCGGGACTCGCGGCGCGGGAGGGCAGATGA
- a CDS encoding sedoheptulose 7-phosphate cyclase, giving the protein MSANSGGTAKIGTDWRVRARQPVGYDVRVLTGLLSPSNSALADACGTAPGRSPRCLLIVDDSVDVLHGDRLRAYFEAWSIDVKWHVVPGGEQSKNLDEVVAITEAMTGMGILRRSEKVVAVGGGAVLDVAGMAAGLYRRGVPYVRVPTTLIGQVDAGIGVKTGINHGTHKNRLGSYYAPEVALIDPEFLRTVPKRHIANGLAEIVKMALIKDAALFDLLELAVHDLDAAAFADGEPGGPAVEIMSRAIGGMLDELEPNLWEEVLERSVDYGHTFSPSLELRADPPLLHGEAVAVDMAVCVALAHNRGMLGTADADRAIGLLRAAGLPVTDPVFTTDLLVEALRDAVKHRDGEQRIPLTDGIGSATFVHDITREELGEALRFVRERAGSDTVLVRAAR; this is encoded by the coding sequence ATGTCCGCGAACTCCGGAGGCACCGCGAAGATCGGCACCGACTGGCGGGTCCGCGCCCGGCAACCGGTCGGCTACGACGTCCGCGTGCTCACCGGGCTGCTGTCGCCGTCGAACTCGGCGCTCGCCGACGCGTGCGGAACCGCGCCCGGCAGGTCGCCGCGCTGCCTGCTGATCGTCGACGACTCCGTCGACGTCCTCCACGGCGACCGGCTCCGCGCCTACTTCGAGGCGTGGTCGATCGACGTGAAGTGGCACGTCGTTCCCGGCGGCGAGCAGTCCAAGAACCTCGACGAAGTCGTCGCCATCACCGAGGCGATGACCGGGATGGGGATCCTGCGGCGCTCGGAGAAGGTCGTCGCGGTCGGTGGCGGCGCCGTCCTCGACGTCGCGGGCATGGCCGCCGGGCTGTACCGGCGCGGCGTCCCCTACGTCCGCGTGCCCACCACGCTCATCGGCCAGGTCGACGCCGGGATCGGCGTCAAGACCGGCATCAACCACGGCACGCACAAGAACCGGCTCGGCAGCTACTACGCGCCCGAAGTGGCGCTGATCGACCCGGAATTCCTGCGCACGGTGCCGAAACGGCACATCGCCAACGGGCTCGCCGAGATCGTGAAGATGGCGCTGATCAAGGACGCGGCGCTGTTCGACCTGCTGGAACTCGCCGTGCACGACCTGGACGCGGCCGCGTTCGCCGACGGCGAGCCGGGCGGCCCCGCGGTGGAGATCATGTCGCGGGCGATCGGCGGCATGCTCGACGAGCTGGAACCGAACCTGTGGGAAGAGGTGCTGGAGCGCTCGGTCGACTACGGCCACACCTTCAGCCCCTCGCTGGAACTGCGGGCCGACCCGCCGCTGCTGCACGGCGAAGCCGTCGCGGTGGACATGGCGGTGTGCGTGGCGCTCGCGCACAACAGGGGGATGCTCGGCACCGCGGACGCCGACCGGGCGATCGGGCTGCTGCGGGCCGCCGGCCTGCCGGTGACCGACCCGGTGTTCACCACCGACCTGCTCGTCGAAGCGCTGCGCGACGCGGTGAAGCACCGGGACGGCGAGCAGCGGATTCCGCTGACCGACGGCATCGGTTCCGCGACCTTCGTGCACGACATCACCCGCGAGGAGCTCGGCGAAGCGCTCCGGTTCGTGCGGGAGCGGGCCGGATCGGACACCGTTCTGGTGCGTGCGGCGCGATGA